A genomic window from Flintibacter sp. KGMB00164 includes:
- a CDS encoding response regulator transcription factor produces MKRILIVDSDMAVRGQIGRHARLEGYEVAEAGDGYTAVSMCRQNAFDIIILAILLPEMDGFSVCQTIRSFSQVPILMLTERTSEQDRIHGLELGADDYMTKPFSPRELMLRISAILKRGKSLDSLEPQSIERDGIYIDLTARRVLVDGTLVSLTPKEFDLLTLLASHPDVVFSRKKLLDTVWGGELPEDTRTLDTHIKQVRHAISPYSDRIVTLRGVGYRFEKT; encoded by the coding sequence ATGAAACGTATCCTGATTGTAGACAGTGATATGGCTGTCCGCGGCCAAATCGGCCGCCACGCACGCCTGGAGGGATACGAGGTCGCGGAGGCCGGTGATGGCTACACCGCGGTTTCCATGTGCCGCCAAAATGCGTTTGATATTATTATTTTGGCTATTCTTTTACCGGAAATGGATGGATTTTCGGTATGTCAAACGATTCGCAGCTTTTCTCAGGTCCCTATTTTAATGCTTACCGAGCGCACCAGCGAACAAGACCGTATTCATGGCTTGGAACTGGGCGCCGATGATTATATGACGAAACCCTTTTCCCCCAGAGAATTGATGCTGCGCATATCTGCTATTTTAAAGCGGGGCAAGTCCTTGGATTCCCTAGAGCCCCAATCCATTGAACGAGACGGAATTTATATCGACCTGACCGCCCGCCGTGTCCTTGTAGACGGCACGCTGGTCAGCCTCACCCCAAAAGAATTTGATCTTCTGACCCTGTTGGCTAGTCACCCAGATGTGGTATTTTCGCGAAAAAAATTGCTGGATACAGTCTGGGGCGGCGAATTGCCTGAGGATACCCGCACATTGGATACGCATATCAAGCAGGTACGTCACGCAATTTCTCCATACAGCGATCGCATTGTTACTTTGCGCGGTGTAGGATATCGCTTTGAAAAAACCTAA
- a CDS encoding ArsC/Spx/MgsR family protein encodes MNIQIFGASKSFDTKKAERWFKERRIKFQAIDVRKYGMSRGELSSVRQAVGLEAMIDPKHPDYTLLEYLASDQAKLDKLYEDPTLLNLPIVRNGKQATVGYCPQIWESWS; translated from the coding sequence ATGAATATTCAGATCTTCGGCGCTTCCAAAAGCTTCGATACTAAAAAGGCGGAGCGCTGGTTTAAAGAACGGCGCATTAAGTTTCAGGCTATCGATGTGCGGAAGTACGGTATGAGCCGCGGAGAATTGTCCAGCGTACGGCAAGCGGTGGGTCTGGAGGCAATGATAGATCCCAAACATCCAGATTATACCCTGCTGGAATACCTGGCTTCGGATCAGGCCAAGCTGGATAAGCTTTATGAAGATCCCACGCTGCTTAATCTCCCCATTGTCCGCAACGGAAAACAGGCCACTGTGGGTTACTGCCCGCAAATCTGGGAATCTTGGTCCTGA